A single Nostoc sp. PCC 7107 DNA region contains:
- a CDS encoding type II toxin-antitoxin system death-on-curing family toxin: MPSPKFIEKQDVLSIHSKQIRIYGGSLGIRDEGLLDSAIYQPQATFGGKLLHSTIIEQAAAYLFHITNNHAFVDGNKRTAFDVIVTFLNMNDYELNMSPEQAYELTMQVADNKVSKEELIELLKNYITELI; the protein is encoded by the coding sequence TTGCCTAGTCCTAAATTCATTGAAAAACAAGATGTGTTAAGTATACATAGTAAGCAGATTCGCATATATGGTGGCTCACTTGGTATACGCGATGAAGGCTTGCTAGATTCAGCTATTTATCAACCCCAAGCAACTTTCGGTGGTAAACTTTTACATTCTACAATTATTGAACAAGCCGCAGCTTATTTGTTTCATATTACTAATAACCATGCTTTTGTAGATGGAAATAAGCGGACTGCTTTTGATGTGATAGTGACATTTTTGAACATGAATGATTATGAACTGAATATGTCACCAGAACAAGCTTATGAATTAACAATGCAAGTTGCTGATAATAAAGTAAGTAAAGAAGAGCTAATTGAACTCCTGAAAAATTATATTACAGAACTCATTTAG
- the bchH gene encoding magnesium chelatase subunit H — translation MKRIVLIAGFESFNADLYRKAAAVAESRCPDLDIRVFSDRDIISKRGEVETALHDADVFFGSLLFDYDQVVWLRDRLAQVPIRLVFESALELMSLTKLGDFAIGDKPKGMPKPVKFILDKFSNGREEDKLAGYISFLKIGPKLLKFVPVQKVQDLRNWLIIYGYWNAGGPENVASLFWTLAEKYLGLKIGDIPPPVETPKMGLLHPDYQGFFASPKAYLDWYQQRGRRQEAGGRRNAFQPPIVGILLYRKHVITKQPYIPQLIRRFEEAGLIPLPIFINGVEGHVAVRDWMTTDYEQQQRQLNNIETPSLSPDAVKVDAIVSTIGFPLVGGPAGSMEAGRQVEVAKRILTAKNVPYIVAAPLLIQDIHSWTRQGVGGLQSVVLYALPELDGAIDTVPLGGLVGENIYLVPERVQRLIGRVKSWVALRQTPASERKIAIILYGFPPGYGAAGTAALLNVPRSLIKFLHALKDQGYNVGDIPEDGEELIRQVKEADERIETNSSPLPNTVNARQLEKWLGYLRTSRVEKQWKSLTSSGIKTYGEELHIGGVQLGNVWIGLQPPLGIQGDPMRLMFERDLTPHPQYAAFYKWLQNELQADAVVHFGMHGTVEWLPGSPLGNTGYSWSDILLGDLPNLYIYAANNPSESILAKRRGYGVLISHNVPPYGRAGLYKELVALRDLIAEYREDPKKNYVLKEGICKKIVDTGLDVDCPFEDAKKLGIPFTPENIRMFSAHAFDDYLVKLYEYLQVLENRLFSSGLHTLGEAPNEEEMAAYLEAYFGNEPQRRGEEEIQIRDLLEQTTDELTNLLRGLNGEYIPPAPGGDLLRDGAGVLPTGRNIHALDPYRMPSPAAYERGREIAQKIIAQHLQEHGKYPETVAVLLWGLDAIKTKGESLGILLELVGAEPVKEGTGRIVRYELKPLAEVGHPRIDVLGNLSGIFRDSFVNIIELLDDLFLRAAEADESEEQNFIRKHALALKAQGVENVSARLFSNPAGDFGSLVNDRVVDGNWESGEELGNTWQSRNVFSYGRQDKGQARPEVLNQLLKTSDRIVQEIDSVEYGLTDIQEYYANTGGLKKAAEKQSGKKVTTSFVESFSKDTTPRNLEDLLRMEYRTKLLNPKWAQSMANQGSGGAYEISQRMTALIGWGGTADFQDDWVYDQAADTYALDPEMAEKLRQANPEAFRNIISRMLEASGRGFWEADQDKLDKLRQLYELTDEELEGVTV, via the coding sequence ATGAAACGGATCGTCTTAATTGCTGGGTTTGAATCGTTCAACGCTGACTTATACAGAAAAGCGGCTGCTGTGGCTGAATCTCGCTGTCCTGATTTAGATATTCGGGTGTTTAGCGATCGCGATATTATCAGTAAACGTGGGGAAGTAGAAACAGCACTGCATGACGCTGACGTATTTTTTGGCAGCTTATTATTTGATTATGACCAAGTTGTGTGGCTGCGCGATCGCCTTGCCCAAGTTCCCATCCGGCTTGTGTTTGAGTCAGCTTTAGAATTGATGAGTTTAACCAAGTTGGGAGACTTTGCCATTGGGGACAAACCCAAAGGAATGCCCAAACCAGTTAAATTCATCCTCGACAAATTCAGTAATGGACGGGAAGAAGACAAACTCGCAGGTTACATCAGCTTCTTAAAAATCGGCCCGAAACTTCTCAAATTCGTCCCAGTCCAGAAAGTCCAAGACTTACGCAACTGGTTAATTATCTATGGTTACTGGAATGCTGGCGGCCCCGAAAACGTCGCTTCTTTATTCTGGACACTAGCAGAAAAATACCTCGGCTTAAAAATTGGCGACATTCCCCCACCAGTCGAAACCCCCAAAATGGGATTATTGCATCCCGACTATCAAGGGTTTTTTGCATCGCCAAAAGCCTACCTAGACTGGTATCAGCAGAGAGGCAGGAGGCAGGAGGCAGGAGGCAGAAGGAATGCTTTTCAGCCCCCCATTGTGGGGATATTACTTTACCGCAAACACGTAATCACCAAGCAACCCTATATTCCCCAACTCATTCGCCGCTTTGAAGAAGCCGGTTTAATTCCCTTACCTATATTCATCAACGGTGTAGAGGGACACGTAGCAGTTCGGGACTGGATGACGACTGACTACGAACAACAACAACGCCAACTTAATAATATTGAAACTCCCTCACTTTCCCCAGATGCAGTTAAAGTTGATGCCATAGTTTCCACCATTGGCTTTCCCCTTGTCGGTGGCCCGGCTGGTTCAATGGAAGCCGGTCGCCAAGTAGAAGTAGCAAAGCGCATCCTGACTGCAAAAAATGTCCCTTATATTGTCGCCGCACCCTTATTAATTCAAGATATCCATTCTTGGACACGCCAAGGTGTCGGCGGATTACAAAGTGTAGTTTTATATGCGTTACCCGAACTTGATGGGGCTATTGATACCGTTCCCCTCGGTGGTTTGGTAGGCGAAAATATTTATCTTGTTCCTGAACGGGTACAGCGATTAATTGGTAGAGTCAAAAGCTGGGTTGCTTTACGGCAAACACCAGCATCAGAACGTAAAATTGCCATTATTTTATATGGTTTCCCCCCTGGTTATGGTGCAGCCGGCACAGCTGCATTGTTGAATGTACCTCGCAGTTTAATTAAATTCCTTCACGCACTCAAAGACCAAGGTTATAACGTTGGCGACATCCCCGAAGATGGGGAAGAATTAATTCGTCAGGTGAAAGAAGCCGACGAGAGAATAGAAACAAATTCCTCCCCACTCCCCAATACTGTAAATGCCCGTCAATTAGAAAAATGGTTGGGATATCTCCGCACATCTCGCGTTGAAAAACAATGGAAATCTTTAACAAGTAGTGGGATTAAAACTTATGGTGAGGAACTGCACATTGGTGGTGTGCAGTTAGGAAATGTCTGGATAGGTTTACAACCACCGTTAGGCATTCAAGGCGACCCGATGCGATTAATGTTTGAACGCGATTTAACACCACATCCCCAATATGCTGCTTTTTATAAATGGTTACAAAACGAGTTGCAAGCTGATGCTGTGGTTCACTTTGGAATGCACGGCACAGTGGAATGGTTGCCGGGTTCGCCTTTAGGAAATACGGGTTATTCTTGGTCGGATATTTTGTTAGGTGATTTGCCCAATCTATATATATATGCGGCGAATAATCCTTCGGAGTCAATTTTGGCAAAGCGTCGCGGTTATGGGGTGTTAATTTCGCACAATGTCCCGCCTTATGGTCGTGCAGGTTTGTATAAGGAATTGGTGGCGTTGCGCGATTTAATTGCGGAGTATAGAGAAGACCCGAAAAAGAATTATGTGCTGAAGGAAGGGATTTGTAAAAAGATTGTTGATACGGGTTTAGATGTTGATTGTCCGTTTGAGGATGCGAAAAAGTTGGGCATTCCTTTTACGCCAGAAAATATCAGAATGTTTAGCGCCCATGCTTTTGATGATTATCTGGTGAAGTTGTACGAATATTTGCAGGTTTTGGAGAATCGTTTGTTTTCCTCTGGGTTACATACTTTGGGTGAAGCGCCAAATGAGGAAGAGATGGCGGCTTATTTGGAGGCTTATTTTGGAAACGAACCGCAAAGACGCGGAGAGGAAGAGATACAGATAAGAGATTTATTAGAACAAACTACAGATGAGTTAACAAATTTATTGCGGGGGTTGAATGGGGAGTATATTCCGCCTGCGCCTGGTGGTGATTTGTTGCGTGATGGGGCGGGGGTTTTGCCGACGGGAAGGAATATTCATGCGTTAGATCCTTATAGAATGCCTTCACCTGCGGCGTATGAAAGAGGTAGGGAAATTGCCCAGAAAATTATCGCCCAGCATTTACAGGAACATGGGAAGTATCCTGAAACTGTCGCAGTTTTGTTGTGGGGTTTAGATGCGATTAAAACTAAGGGTGAATCTTTAGGAATTTTGCTGGAGTTGGTTGGTGCTGAACCTGTGAAGGAAGGGACTGGCCGAATTGTTCGTTATGAATTGAAACCCTTGGCTGAGGTGGGACATCCCCGCATTGATGTGTTGGGTAATTTGTCGGGAATTTTCCGAGATAGTTTTGTGAATATCATCGAATTATTGGATGATTTGTTTTTACGCGCGGCTGAGGCGGATGAGTCGGAAGAACAGAATTTTATTCGGAAACACGCTTTGGCTTTAAAAGCGCAAGGTGTAGAAAATGTTTCCGCGAGATTGTTTTCTAATCCTGCGGGTGATTTTGGTTCTTTAGTAAATGATAGGGTGGTGGATGGGAACTGGGAATCTGGGGAAGAGTTAGGTAATACTTGGCAAAGCCGCAATGTGTTTAGCTATGGGAGACAAGATAAAGGCCAAGCTAGACCAGAGGTGTTGAATCAGTTATTGAAAACGAGCGATCGCATTGTCCAAGAAATCGATTCGGTAGAATATGGTTTAACTGATATTCAGGAATATTACGCCAACACTGGCGGCTTGAAAAAAGCCGCCGAAAAACAAAGCGGTAAAAAGGTAACTACCAGCTTTGTCGAAAGTTTCTCAAAAGACACCACCCCCCGCAATTTAGAAGATTTGCTGCGGATGGAATATCGTACCAAATTACTCAATCCCAAATGGGCGCAATCAATGGCAAATCAAGGTTCTGGCGGTGCTTATGAAATCTCGCAACGGATGACAGCCTTAATTGGTTGGGGTGGTACTGCCGATTTTCAAGATGATTGGGTTTATGACCAAGCGGCTGATACCTACGCTTTAGACCCAGAAATGGCAGAGAAATTACGCCAAGCCAACCCTGAAGCTTTCCGCAATATTATTAGCAGAATGTTAGAAGCATCTGGACGCGGTTTCTGGGAAGCTGATCAAGATAAGTTAGATAAATTGCGTCAGTTATATGAGTTGACTGATGAAGAATTGGAAGGAGTGACTGTTTAA
- a CDS encoding Rieske 2Fe-2S domain-containing protein: MVVILPGAPWLIAHRSMLGVSKPYKVALNGRDYVLWQNQQGEVLALDNVCPHLQAPLSDGWICQERGTITCPFHALEFDGQGRLHQSGQVGSQPLVNTLKLIIKDDCIWTYAGHVPKIPVPDLIAKVSEGMSFVGVAGEKSIRGTFLDNLLINYDYNHQSGTHRDLFGIKANRVPVFEHQGYWAKVVQELEREHSTWNDILRNPVILTAPKTYTGTLEYAFPALTTFHTSFLLGEILQVHILYPETETQTKTFVLVFTKPKHPILVPLLRRSMLSAVTTVVEQDTRAIETSYPRQTPKIRLPNEEIMFHSQKLYHDW; encoded by the coding sequence ATGGTAGTAATTCTCCCTGGCGCACCGTGGTTAATTGCTCATCGTTCTATGCTGGGTGTTAGCAAGCCTTATAAAGTTGCGCTGAATGGTCGAGATTATGTCCTTTGGCAAAATCAACAAGGTGAAGTTCTTGCCTTAGATAACGTTTGTCCACATCTGCAAGCACCTCTATCTGATGGCTGGATTTGCCAAGAACGGGGTACAATTACCTGTCCTTTCCACGCGTTGGAATTTGATGGACAAGGAAGGTTGCATCAGTCTGGTCAAGTAGGAAGCCAACCGCTGGTAAATACGCTAAAACTGATTATCAAAGATGATTGTATTTGGACATACGCTGGTCACGTTCCCAAAATTCCCGTACCAGACCTCATCGCCAAAGTTAGCGAAGGTATGAGTTTTGTTGGTGTGGCTGGCGAAAAAAGTATTCGCGGGACTTTTTTAGATAACTTGTTAATCAACTACGACTACAACCATCAAAGCGGTACACACCGGGATTTATTTGGTATTAAAGCTAATCGCGTTCCGGTGTTTGAGCATCAAGGATATTGGGCTAAGGTTGTCCAAGAACTAGAACGGGAGCATAGTACTTGGAATGATATTCTCCGCAATCCTGTTATTTTAACTGCACCTAAAACCTACACAGGGACTTTAGAGTATGCTTTCCCCGCACTAACAACTTTTCATACCTCATTCTTGTTAGGAGAAATTTTGCAGGTGCATATCTTATATCCAGAAACGGAAACTCAAACTAAAACTTTTGTGTTAGTCTTCACCAAACCCAAACATCCAATTCTCGTACCCTTATTAAGACGTTCAATGTTAAGTGCGGTGACAACAGTCGTCGAGCAAGATACACGCGCCATTGAAACTTCTTATCCTCGCCAAACACCCAAAATTCGCCTACCGAACGAGGAAATTATGTTTCATTCTCAAAAGCTATATCATGATTGGTAA
- a CDS encoding S-layer family protein, whose amino-acid sequence MRFWRWNCTAILWLLACNQAVADIIPDNTLPVNTTVSNSGNIRMIEGGTLRDTNLFHSFQEFSFSVNTAATTGDTAFFNNNSAVINIFARVTGGSISNIDGIIRANGTANLFLINPSGIVFGPNASLNVGGSFIASTANSIKFADGKEFSATNHTPDPLLTVSIPIGLNFSSTVGRIVNQSQASPNGEMTDADPSNPIGLKAPIGKTLALIGGDVGIEGGNLTTTAGRIELGSVGTGLVKLTEIEKGYAFDYSGVQDFRDIQVSQFAIIYGSGNDGSDIHFQGRNVNLTDSSLVFINSFERGRQDNLSINAKNLTIDSGAFLGTFALGDGNAGNILVKASELVELAGTTPDGFIPSGIGSQVIELATGNAGNIKIETKQLLIRDGATVDSSTFGLGNAGNINVKASDFIELRGGSQDGQIASGIVTQVVQDAVENPGNAGALTIETQKLTITGGAQIATTARNSGNGGNITIHATDKILVSGASSQATGSSFDSYRSGIFVGSDPGATGDVGNLDITTGLLTVENGARISAANFGSSQVGGNATFTLRQLVVQNGGEIRSASFGEGAGGTLNINATDSVEVVGAANIGGESVISTLFTDAQASGKAGNLIINSDHLSVRDGAELSVSSEGSGQAGNLDITARIVQLDNQAKLIAETASGDGGNITLTLDEVLLLRRQSLISTTAGTLPAGGNGGIINIKAPFIVAISSENSDIKANAFTGNGGQVNITTQGIFGIQPRQFPTPESDITASSTFGVNGVININNPDVDPTQGLTTLPQTVVDVSQLIAQGCGTQTEQVANQFTVAGRGGLPPSPNDQLDSDAVWSDTRRTVAAKPQYQSKIPAVQVSKTLNSLFLVPASGWVFNNKGEVTLVAQGANSVRENLGVTSTVCHSR is encoded by the coding sequence ATGCGATTCTGGAGATGGAATTGCACGGCAATATTGTGGTTGTTAGCTTGTAACCAAGCCGTTGCAGACATCATTCCCGATAACACCCTCCCTGTAAATACCACTGTCAGCAACTCTGGTAATATCAGAATGATTGAGGGCGGTACGCTTAGAGATACAAACCTATTCCACAGCTTTCAAGAATTTTCCTTCTCTGTCAATACAGCGGCGACTACAGGCGATACTGCCTTTTTCAACAATAATTCGGCAGTCATAAACATCTTTGCACGGGTAACAGGTGGTTCAATTTCTAATATAGATGGCATCATTAGAGCTAACGGCACGGCTAATCTATTTTTAATTAATCCTAGTGGAATTGTTTTTGGCCCCAATGCCAGCTTAAATGTTGGTGGTTCCTTTATTGCCAGTACTGCCAATAGTATTAAGTTTGCTGATGGTAAAGAATTTAGTGCTACAAACCATACTCCTGACCCATTATTAACAGTCAGCATTCCTATAGGTTTAAACTTTAGTTCTACTGTTGGTAGAATAGTTAATCAGTCCCAAGCCAGCCCAAACGGAGAAATGACTGATGCTGATCCTTCTAACCCTATTGGTTTAAAAGCTCCTATTGGTAAAACCTTGGCATTGATAGGAGGTGATGTAGGGATAGAAGGGGGAAATCTGACAACAACAGCAGGCCGAATTGAACTGGGTAGCGTTGGTACAGGTTTAGTCAAACTAACAGAAATTGAGAAAGGTTATGCCTTTGATTATTCCGGTGTACAAGATTTTCGAGATATTCAAGTTTCTCAATTTGCGATTATTTATGGCAGTGGTAATGATGGTAGCGATATCCATTTCCAAGGTAGAAATGTTAACTTGACCGATAGTTCTTTAGTATTTATTAATAGCTTTGAGCGAGGCAGACAAGATAATTTGTCAATCAATGCCAAAAATTTAACTATAGATAGTGGAGCATTTCTCGGAACTTTTGCTCTGGGTGACGGGAATGCTGGGAATATATTGGTAAAGGCTTCAGAGTTGGTGGAATTAGCAGGTACAACCCCAGACGGTTTTATTCCTAGTGGTATAGGTTCTCAAGTCATAGAATTAGCTACAGGTAACGCTGGCAACATAAAAATTGAAACTAAACAATTACTAATTCGAGATGGTGCAACTGTAGATTCTTCTACTTTTGGGTTAGGTAACGCAGGAAACATCAATGTCAAAGCCTCAGATTTTATAGAACTGCGTGGAGGTAGCCAAGATGGTCAAATTGCTAGTGGTATTGTTACTCAAGTTGTTCAAGATGCCGTAGAAAACCCTGGTAATGCGGGAGCTTTAACCATTGAAACTCAAAAACTTACGATTACGGGTGGCGCACAAATAGCCACAACTGCTCGCAATAGCGGTAATGGCGGCAATATCACGATTCACGCTACAGATAAAATTCTGGTTAGTGGAGCGTCTTCTCAAGCTACTGGTTCATCCTTCGATAGTTATAGAAGTGGAATTTTTGTCGGTTCTGATCCAGGTGCTACAGGCGATGTCGGCAATTTGGATATTACAACTGGATTGCTGACTGTGGAAAATGGAGCCAGAATCTCCGCTGCTAATTTTGGTTCTAGTCAAGTAGGTGGTAATGCTACTTTCACTCTGAGACAGTTGGTAGTGCAGAATGGCGGAGAAATTCGTTCTGCTTCTTTTGGGGAAGGGGCTGGTGGAACCTTGAATATCAACGCTACTGATTCTGTAGAGGTTGTGGGTGCAGCTAATATTGGTGGTGAAAGTGTCATAAGTACTTTGTTTACCGATGCTCAAGCCTCTGGGAAAGCTGGTAATTTAATTATTAATAGCGATCACTTGTCGGTACGAGATGGCGCAGAATTATCAGTAAGTAGTGAAGGCTCTGGACAAGCCGGTAATTTGGATATCACGGCGCGGATTGTCCAATTAGATAATCAAGCCAAGTTAATTGCTGAAACTGCTTCTGGTGATGGTGGTAATATCACACTCACCTTAGATGAGGTACTCCTACTACGCCGCCAGAGTTTAATCTCCACCACAGCAGGAACTCTACCTGCTGGTGGTAATGGTGGCATCATTAATATCAAAGCTCCATTTATTGTGGCTATCTCCTCAGAAAATAGCGACATCAAAGCTAATGCTTTTACAGGTAATGGTGGTCAAGTTAATATTACTACCCAAGGCATCTTTGGTATTCAACCCCGACAATTTCCAACACCCGAAAGTGACATTACCGCCAGTTCGACTTTTGGTGTGAATGGAGTTATTAACATCAACAACCCCGATGTTGACCCGACTCAAGGTCTAACTACTTTACCTCAAACTGTAGTAGATGTTTCCCAATTAATCGCTCAAGGTTGTGGCACACAAACAGAACAAGTAGCCAACCAATTCACCGTAGCTGGACGTGGTGGCTTACCTCCAAGTCCCAATGACCAACTCGATAGTGATGCAGTATGGTCAGATACGCGCCGCACTGTAGCCGCAAAGCCACAATATCAATCAAAAATTCCTGCTGTGCAAGTATCCAAAACACTTAATAGTCTTTTTCTAGTTCCTGCATCTGGTTGGGTCTTTAACAACAAAGGCGAAGTTACACTTGTTGCTCAGGGCGCTAATTCTGTCCGTGAAAATTTAGGCGTTACCTCTACGGTTTGCCATAGTCGCTAA
- a CDS encoding ABC transporter ATP-binding protein yields MGTKKVRNTLQQSLSVFRYSGRAINLVWTTSRGLTIILATLTLVAGLLPAAIAYIGKLIVDAVLLAAQGNVVTGYHPLWYVGLEAIAVILLAGSQRGLLVCQSLLRVLLGQRVNILILEKALTLELQQFEDSEFYDKLTNARREASVRPLSLVNRTFGLVQNALSLITYGVLLVKFSIWAVIVLIVAAMPAFIAETRFAGEAFRLFSWRAPETRQQHYIENLLAREDFATEIKLYQLGEMLLERYREVFRQLYGEDRDLTLRRGLWGYLLSLVSTIAFYIAYAWIVIEAVVGKISLGDMTMYLTVFRQGQATFSNALTSIGGMYEDNLYLSNLYDFLEEKVTKPWGYATQGLSPQDGIRFENVSFIYPGSNKLALKNISLHLKPGEKLAIVGENGSGKTTLIKLLTRLYTPDSGRILLDGLDLQEWDVDILRRRIGVIFQNFVRYQFTVGENIGVGDVKNLEDKHRWQIAAQKGLAQSFIEKLPQSFQTQLGRWFKGGQELSGGQWQKIALARAFMRTQADILVLDEPTSAIDAQAEFEIFNHFRTLTQNQMVFLISHRFSTVRMADNIVVIDNGEVKEQGTHEELLEIRGIYAKLFLLQAAGYQ; encoded by the coding sequence ATGGGGACTAAGAAAGTAAGAAACACTCTGCAACAATCTCTGTCTGTCTTTCGCTACAGTGGACGGGCGATAAATTTAGTGTGGACGACCAGCCGTGGTTTGACGATTATTTTGGCGACGTTAACTTTAGTGGCGGGACTTTTACCAGCTGCGATCGCCTACATTGGTAAACTGATTGTAGATGCTGTGTTATTGGCGGCGCAAGGTAATGTAGTCACTGGTTATCACCCTTTATGGTATGTTGGCTTAGAAGCGATCGCAGTTATTTTATTAGCCGGTAGTCAGCGCGGTTTGCTTGTTTGTCAATCTTTACTGCGAGTTTTACTTGGTCAACGGGTAAATATTCTCATTCTCGAAAAAGCCCTCACCTTAGAACTGCAACAGTTTGAAGACTCAGAATTTTACGACAAATTAACCAATGCTAGGCGCGAAGCCTCAGTCCGTCCCCTTTCTCTCGTCAACCGCACATTTGGCTTAGTCCAGAACGCCTTGTCTCTTATTACCTACGGTGTATTGTTAGTCAAATTTTCCATTTGGGCGGTGATAGTTTTAATCGTAGCAGCCATGCCTGCATTCATTGCTGAAACTAGATTTGCAGGTGAAGCCTTTCGCTTATTTAGTTGGCGTGCGCCAGAAACTCGTCAACAACACTATATTGAAAATCTCTTAGCACGGGAAGATTTTGCAACAGAAATCAAACTCTACCAGCTAGGAGAGATGCTGTTAGAACGTTACCGTGAGGTTTTTCGCCAACTCTACGGCGAAGACCGAGATTTAACTTTGCGGCGCGGACTTTGGGGATATCTTTTAAGTTTAGTCAGTACCATTGCTTTTTATATTGCCTACGCTTGGATTGTCATAGAAGCAGTTGTGGGTAAAATTTCTTTAGGCGATATGACAATGTATCTCACCGTGTTTCGTCAAGGACAGGCGACTTTTTCTAACGCCCTGACTTCCATTGGTGGGATGTACGAAGATAACTTATATTTATCTAATCTCTACGACTTCTTAGAAGAAAAAGTCACCAAGCCTTGGGGTTATGCGACTCAAGGTTTATCTCCCCAAGATGGCATTCGTTTTGAGAATGTATCCTTTATTTATCCAGGTAGTAATAAACTAGCTTTAAAAAATATCTCCCTACATTTAAAACCTGGGGAAAAACTAGCAATTGTTGGTGAAAATGGTTCTGGTAAAACTACTTTAATTAAACTCCTGACTCGACTTTATACACCCGACTCCGGGCGGATTTTATTAGATGGTTTGGACTTACAAGAATGGGATGTTGATATATTGCGGCGACGCATTGGTGTAATTTTTCAAAACTTTGTACGTTACCAATTCACAGTGGGTGAAAATATTGGCGTTGGTGATGTGAAAAATCTTGAAGATAAACATCGCTGGCAAATTGCAGCCCAAAAAGGTTTAGCTCAATCTTTTATTGAAAAATTGCCGCAAAGCTTTCAAACTCAACTCGGTCGCTGGTTCAAAGGTGGACAAGAATTATCTGGCGGACAGTGGCAAAAAATAGCCCTTGCCCGTGCTTTTATGCGTACGCAAGCAGATATTTTAGTTCTTGATGAGCCAACCTCTGCGATTGATGCTCAAGCTGAATTTGAAATTTTTAATCATTTTCGCACTCTTACTCAAAATCAGATGGTGTTTTTGATTTCTCACCGTTTTTCTACTGTGAGAATGGCTGACAACATTGTTGTGATTGACAATGGGGAAGTCAAGGAACAAGGAACTCATGAAGAGTTGCTAGAAATTAGGGGAATTTATGCCAAGTTGTTTTTGTTGCAAGCAGCAGGTTATCAGTAG